The Thermodesulfobacteriota bacterium genome has a window encoding:
- a CDS encoding aspartate carbamoyltransferase catalytic subunit yields the protein MAARPGFDRPHLLGMEPLAPEEIVAILDVAEGFAEVARREVKKVPTLRGKTVVNCFFEASTRTRVSFEIAQKRLSADAVNFSSSGSSVSKGETLLDTVKNLEAMAPDVLVIRHCAAGAADFVAARVKAAVVNAGDGRHEHPTQALLDLFTIRKHKGRIEGLTVAILGDIANSRVARSNIHALTKLGARVRVCGPPTMLPPQVERLGVEAGSDLGQAVAGADVVMALRIQKERLGRASFPSLREYARFYGLNARVLEGAAPDAIVMHPGPINRGVEISSEVADGPRSVILEQVESGVAVRMAVIYLLAGGRSEWAS from the coding sequence ATGGCCGCCCGCCCGGGGTTCGACCGCCCCCACCTTCTGGGGATGGAGCCCCTGGCCCCGGAGGAGATCGTCGCCATCCTCGACGTGGCGGAGGGCTTCGCCGAGGTGGCCCGGCGCGAGGTGAAGAAGGTGCCCACCCTCCGGGGCAAGACCGTCGTCAACTGCTTCTTCGAGGCGTCCACCCGCACCCGGGTCTCCTTCGAGATCGCCCAGAAGCGCCTCTCGGCCGACGCCGTGAACTTCTCCTCCTCGGGAAGCTCGGTCTCCAAAGGGGAGACGCTGCTCGACACGGTGAAGAACCTGGAGGCCATGGCCCCCGACGTGCTGGTGATCCGCCACTGCGCGGCGGGCGCCGCGGACTTCGTGGCCGCCCGGGTAAAGGCGGCGGTGGTGAACGCGGGCGACGGCCGCCACGAGCACCCCACCCAGGCGCTGCTGGATCTCTTCACGATCCGCAAGCACAAGGGCCGCATCGAGGGACTCACGGTGGCCATCCTGGGAGACATCGCCAACAGCCGGGTGGCCCGCTCGAACATCCACGCGCTGACCAAGCTCGGGGCCCGGGTGCGGGTGTGCGGCCCCCCCACCATGCTCCCCCCCCAGGTGGAGCGCCTCGGGGTGGAGGCCGGGAGCGACCTGGGACAGGCCGTGGCCGGGGCCGACGTGGTAATGGCACTGCGCATCCAGAAGGAGCGGCTGGGCAGGGCCTCCTTCCCGAGCCTGCGCGAATACGCCCGCTTCTACGGCCTGAACGCCCGGGTCCTGGAAGGCGCGGCCCCGGACGCCATCGTCATGCACCCGGGGCCCATCAACCGGGGGGTGGAGATCTCCTCCGAGGTGGCCGACGGTCCCCGCTCGGTGATCCTGGAGCAGGTGGAGAGCGGGGTGGCGGTGCGCATGGCGGTGATCTACCTCTTGGCGGGCGGGAGGTCGGAATGGGCGTCCTAG
- the pyrR gene encoding bifunctional pyr operon transcriptional regulator/uracil phosphoribosyltransferase PyrR — translation MAQHPTSRRVLLNAAAVRRTLARMAHEILERNRGTEGLALVGVVSRGDLLAARLRDQIRLVEGAEVPVGRLDITLYRDDLARTGARPMLRPTEIPFDLDDRTVVLVDDVLYTGRTTRAALDALMDFGRPRAIQLAVLVDRGHRELPIQPDYAGHVIRTGRDEEVEVRLGGDPADDAVLLVEPALLADPQEGP, via the coding sequence GTGGCCCAGCACCCCACCAGCCGGCGCGTGCTCCTCAACGCCGCCGCCGTGCGCCGGACCCTGGCCCGCATGGCCCACGAAATCCTGGAGCGCAACCGGGGTACCGAGGGGCTTGCCCTGGTGGGGGTCGTGAGCCGCGGCGACCTCCTGGCCGCGCGACTGCGGGACCAGATCCGGCTTGTGGAGGGGGCCGAAGTGCCCGTGGGGCGGCTCGACATCACCCTCTATCGGGACGACCTGGCCCGAACCGGAGCCCGGCCCATGCTGCGGCCCACGGAGATCCCCTTCGACCTGGACGACCGCACGGTGGTCCTGGTGGACGACGTGCTCTACACCGGCCGGACTACCCGGGCAGCGCTCGATGCCCTCATGGACTTCGGCCGACCCCGGGCCATCCAGCTCGCGGTGCTCGTGGACCGGGGGCACCGGGAGCTCCCCATCCAGCCCGACTACGCGGGCCACGTGATCCGCACGGGGCGGGACGAGGAGGTGGAGGTGCGCCTCGGGGGCGACCCGGCCGACGACGCGGTGCTCCTGGTAGAACCGGCCCTGCTCGCCGACCCCCAGGAGGGGCCGTGA
- a CDS encoding dihydroorotase → MGVLELVIRGAHLVDPASGVDGRRDIALAGGRVVAIEPSLDPGTAAVIDAGGLHAFPGLIDVHVHLREPGYEYKETVATGTRAAAAGGFTAVACMPNTNPVNDNAEVTRYILEKARSGGLCRVYPVGAVSKGLKGEDLSEMGELAEAGCVAVTDDGRPVSSSLLMRRALEYAKGFGLTVVSHCEDLELAAGGCMNEGLTSAYLGLPAQPAEAEEVQVVRDLLLLRRTGGRLHLAHLSTRGSVEFLRWGKRLGLAVTGETAPHYFTLTDDAVRGFDTRFKMNPPLREIADVEGVQKAVARGVVDAIATDHAPHAADEKELEFEAAANGVVGLETSLALSLRLVHEGVAPLHRVVAALTWGPARALGLPGGTLAPGAPADLVLVDLEAEQVVDPARFYSKARNCPFTGMKLKGRVVRTLVGGKTVYLDGRVAAENLDTGEIR, encoded by the coding sequence ATGGGCGTCCTAGAGCTGGTGATCCGGGGAGCCCATCTCGTGGACCCGGCGTCGGGGGTGGACGGCCGGCGCGACATCGCCTTGGCCGGGGGACGGGTGGTGGCCATCGAGCCCTCCCTCGACCCGGGCACCGCGGCGGTGATCGACGCGGGGGGGCTCCACGCCTTCCCGGGGCTCATCGACGTGCACGTGCACCTGCGGGAGCCCGGCTACGAGTACAAGGAGACGGTGGCCACGGGCACCCGGGCGGCGGCGGCGGGGGGCTTTACGGCGGTGGCCTGCATGCCCAACACCAACCCCGTGAACGACAACGCGGAGGTCACCCGCTACATCCTCGAGAAGGCCCGGTCGGGGGGCCTGTGCCGGGTCTACCCCGTGGGGGCCGTTTCCAAGGGGCTCAAGGGGGAGGACCTCTCGGAGATGGGCGAGCTCGCCGAGGCCGGGTGCGTGGCGGTGACCGACGACGGCCGCCCCGTCTCCTCGAGCCTCCTCATGCGCCGGGCCCTGGAGTACGCCAAGGGCTTCGGGCTGACCGTGGTGAGCCACTGCGAGGACCTGGAGCTCGCCGCCGGGGGGTGCATGAACGAGGGGCTCACCTCGGCCTATCTCGGCCTCCCGGCCCAGCCGGCAGAAGCCGAGGAGGTGCAGGTGGTGCGCGACCTCCTGCTCCTGCGGCGCACCGGGGGGCGCCTGCACCTGGCCCATCTCTCCACCCGGGGGAGCGTGGAGTTCCTCCGGTGGGGCAAGCGCCTGGGGCTCGCGGTGACCGGGGAGACCGCCCCCCACTACTTCACCCTCACCGACGACGCGGTGCGGGGCTTCGACACCCGGTTCAAGATGAACCCGCCGCTTCGGGAGATCGCCGACGTGGAGGGGGTCCAGAAGGCTGTGGCCCGGGGAGTGGTGGACGCCATCGCCACCGACCACGCCCCCCACGCGGCCGACGAGAAGGAGCTTGAGTTCGAGGCTGCCGCCAACGGGGTCGTGGGCCTGGAGACGAGCCTGGCCCTTTCCCTGCGGCTCGTGCACGAAGGGGTCGCCCCCCTCCACCGGGTGGTGGCGGCGCTCACCTGGGGCCCGGCCCGGGCGCTCGGCCTCCCGGGGGGGACCCTCGCCCCCGGGGCGCCCGCGGACCTGGTGCTCGTGGACCTGGAGGCGGAGCAGGTGGTGGACCCCGCGCGCTTCTACTCCAAGGCCCGAAACTGCCCCTTTACGGGCATGAAGCTCAAGGGGCGGGTCGTGCGCACCCTGGTGGGGGGGAAGACCGTGTACCTGGACGGCCGCGTGGCGGCCGAGAATCTCGACACTGGGGAGATCCGATGA